The Pseudomonas sp. MPC6 nucleotide sequence GCCCGACGCCGCTCGTTGTCATCGCGCACATCGTAGTTGGCGGTGGTTTGAATGTTGCTGTGATGCGCCAGCTTCTGGGCGATCGACAAGTCATGCTCCTCGATCACCCGGGTAATGAACGAGCGCCGAAAGTCATGGGGCATGATCTTCACCCCGACTTGCGCGCCGCGCTGGCGGGCAATGTAATAGATCGCGTGCTTGGTGATGCGTTCGCGGGTGATGTGACTGCCGCGGCGGATGCGATTGAACAGGAATGGATCGTCGGTTTCGCCTTCCTTGAGTTGCGAGCGGCGCAGCTCCAGCCAGGCATCCAGTTTGGCGAAGGCCCAGGCCGGTGCGTACTTGATTAACTGCTTGTTGCCCTTGGCGGTGACCCGCAGGCTGCGTTCGGCGAAGTCGACCTGATTGAGGTCCAGGTTCACCGATTCCGACTTGCGCATCCCCGAGCCGTACAGAATCCCGATGATCGCCGCGTCCCGCAGGCCTTGTGGCCGAGGATCGGCGGCGCAGACCGCCATCATCTCCTGGATCAGCGAGCGCCGCAGATTGCGTCCCTGGGACAGCCGGGTGCCGGAGATGCCCTTGACCGAGCGCATTTTCAGCAGGTGTTCCTGACTGATCAGGCTCATGCGCCACGCCTCGTTCATCACCCCGCGCACGGCGTTGACGTACAGCGACGAGGTGTTGGGCGCGTAGCCATCCGCGCGCAAGGTGGCCACCAGCGCGATGACATCTTCGGGCTGCAACTCATGCCAGGGGATCTCCTCGACATTCATGTCTTCGAAACCCAGGCGGTCGGCCGCGTCCTGCAAGACGTAGCGCATGGTCAACTGGCTGGACGGGGCCAGTCGCGCCAAGTACAGGGTCAGCGGATTGATTTTTGGCGTAGGGGCAACAACAGCGGGTAAGTCAGTCAAACGAAACGGCCTTGAATGAAAAGTCCAAAGGAAAAGCACAACGATAGATGAAAAACTGGCGGTTACGCTGCCGGGCGTGGCCGGGAATGTGAATTGTCGCGCCCGGCAGGTCAAGGTTAACGCGATAGATGAACTGAAACATGGCGCTGCTACTCCTGAATGGGTGTCGATCAGGACAGGAGAGCCTCCATGAAAATCAGTGTGTTCGGTAGCGGTTACGTGGGCCTGGTGCAAGCCGCCGTCCTGGCTGAAGTCGGCCACGACGTGGTGTGCATGGACATTGACCCGCAGAAAGTCGAGTTGTTGCAGCAAGGCCATGTGAGCATTTTCGAACCGGGACTGGCCGGCCTGGTGCGGGAAAACCTGGACGCCGGGCGGCTGCAGTTCACCACTGACGAGAAACGCGCGGTGCAACATGGCCAGGTGCTGTTCATTGCCGTCGGCACACCGTCCCGGGCCGATGGCTCGGCGGATTTGCGCCAGGTGATGGCAGTCGGTGAAGCCGTGGCGCGTCATCGCGAACTACCGGTGATCCTGGTGGAAAAGTCCACGGTCCCGGTGGGCACCGGCGATGCCTTGCGCGCGCATATCGACAAGTACCTGCTCAAGGTCGGCCGGCTGCTGCAGTTCGATATCGTCTCCAACCCGGAGTTTTTGAAGGAAGGCTCTGCGGTCGCCGATTGCCGGCGCCCGGACCGGATCATCATCGGCTGCGAACGCGATGACATACGCGAGGTGATGCGTGACCTCTATGGGCCGTTCAACCGCAATCACGACCGCATCATGTTCATGGACCTGCGCAGCGCGGAACTGACCAAGTACGCCGCCAACTGCATGCTGGCGACCAAGATCAGCTTCATCAACCAGATCGCCGAACTGGCCGAACACCTGGGCGCCGACATCGAATCGGTACGGCTGGGCATCGGTGCCGACTCGCGCATCGGTTACCACTTCATCTACCCCGGCTGCGGTTACGGCGGCTCGTGTTTCCCCAAGGACATGCGTGCCTTGATCCACAGCGCCGCACAAGCGCATTGCTCCAGCGACCTGCTGCAAGCGGTGGAGGCCATCAACCAGCGGCAGAAACACAAGCTGTTCGAGCGGATCAACGCGTTCTACCAGGGTAACTTGCGCGGCAGGACCTTTGCCCTGTGGGGCCTGGCGTTCAAGCCCAACACCGATGACATGCGCGATGCGCCGAGCCGGGTGCTGCTGGAAGCGCTGTGGGCCGCCGGGGCCAATGTGCGGGCGTTCGACCCGGAAGCCATGCCGGAAACACGGCGGTTGTATCCCGATCAATCGAAGTTGATGCTGATGGGTACCCCGGAAGCGGTTTTGGTCGGTGCCGACGCGTTGATCATCTGCACGGAATGGCAGCAGTTCAAGGCGCCGGATTTCAACCTGATCCAGCAGCGGCTCAACCGGCCTGTGATCTTCGATGGCCGCAACCTGTATGACGCCGAACGCCTGGCGCGGGCCGGTTTCATGTACTTCCCGATGGGGCGCGGTGAATCGCGCAAATTGCCGATTCCGCTGCAACAATGGCCCGTGGCGCACGTCGTCGCCCAATAACCAAACACGCCCCCCTTGTAGGCGCTGGCTTGCCAGCGAAGGCGGCCTCAAGCCCTGCATCGCCCATGCAGACGCCTTCGCCAGCAAGCCGGCTCCTACAGGGATTCGGCGTAGACCACCATTCATTTGTACACCGGTGATCCTTGTAGGAGCTGGCTTGCCAGCGAAGGCGGCCTCAAGCCTTGCAGCGCCCATGCAGACGCCTTCGCCGGCAAGCCGGCTCCTACAGGGTTTAGCGTTGACCATATCTATCGGTACACCGGTAATCCCTTGTAGGCGCTGGCTTGCCAGCGAAGGCGGCCTCAAGCCCTGCATCGCCCATGCAGACGCCTTCGCCGGCAAGCCGGCTCCTACAGGGTTTAGCGTTGACCATATCTATCGGTACACCGATGATCCCTTGTAGGAGCTGGCTTGCCAGCGAAGGCGGCCTCAAGCCATGCATCGCCCATGCAGACGCCTTCGCCAGCAAGCCGGCTCCTACACAGGGTTCGGCGTTTTTCACAAACCATCAGCAATCAAGCTGGCACTTTCAAATCGACGCCCAACGCCTGGGCAAACGCTTTCACCAGCGGACTGCGCACGGTGGTTCGCCACCTGCCGCGATGTCGCCCGCTGGTGGCTCAAGGAGCATCACCATGGCTGATTCCACCGTCTGGCCCAAGGGCTACCGCTGCGCCGTGGTGCTGACCGTCGATTAC carries:
- a CDS encoding UDP-glucose/GDP-mannose dehydrogenase family protein — translated: MKISVFGSGYVGLVQAAVLAEVGHDVVCMDIDPQKVELLQQGHVSIFEPGLAGLVRENLDAGRLQFTTDEKRAVQHGQVLFIAVGTPSRADGSADLRQVMAVGEAVARHRELPVILVEKSTVPVGTGDALRAHIDKYLLKVGRLLQFDIVSNPEFLKEGSAVADCRRPDRIIIGCERDDIREVMRDLYGPFNRNHDRIMFMDLRSAELTKYAANCMLATKISFINQIAELAEHLGADIESVRLGIGADSRIGYHFIYPGCGYGGSCFPKDMRALIHSAAQAHCSSDLLQAVEAINQRQKHKLFERINAFYQGNLRGRTFALWGLAFKPNTDDMRDAPSRVLLEALWAAGANVRAFDPEAMPETRRLYPDQSKLMLMGTPEAVLVGADALIICTEWQQFKAPDFNLIQQRLNRPVIFDGRNLYDAERLARAGFMYFPMGRGESRKLPIPLQQWPVAHVVAQ
- a CDS encoding tyrosine-type recombinase/integrase; its protein translation is MTDLPAVVAPTPKINPLTLYLARLAPSSQLTMRYVLQDAADRLGFEDMNVEEIPWHELQPEDVIALVATLRADGYAPNTSSLYVNAVRGVMNEAWRMSLISQEHLLKMRSVKGISGTRLSQGRNLRRSLIQEMMAVCAADPRPQGLRDAAIIGILYGSGMRKSESVNLDLNQVDFAERSLRVTAKGNKQLIKYAPAWAFAKLDAWLELRRSQLKEGETDDPFLFNRIRRGSHITRERITKHAIYYIARQRGAQVGVKIMPHDFRRSFITRVIEEHDLSIAQKLAHHSNIQTTANYDVRDDNERRRAVDRFDL